A single genomic interval of Terriglobus albidus harbors:
- a CDS encoding M24 family metallopeptidase: MVNQQRRLRMRHAMEAQQLDALILRLPENVLLLSGHWPMIGAAYLVFPREGKSVCIVPECYQAEVGGSLVDCEPIHYPLGGALDPPAARVVKDLLAQQMKPEWRTIGYEGDFETVAPSWNAAEGLVPTASFQHLLAEACEGKTLVDVTRLILEERMRKTPHEIVRLAIASEVSCFGLEAFEQAVSIGISGVQLAALVEQAVMVHGTGYRDSVRVRAFAQVTTGPAETAYAHRPNVISTTRPMADGDIAVLELGVVVDGYWADRTRVRVAGHASDEQIRIFETVRKAQETAVASVHTGVRARDVDAAARAVIEEAGYGPSFPHITGHGLGFGYHEPAPILGPHSEDVLEEGMFTSVEPGIYTTAHGGIRIEDDVVVTKDGALVLGPYKKVLQ; encoded by the coding sequence ATGGTGAATCAGCAACGCAGGCTCCGCATGCGTCACGCGATGGAAGCGCAGCAATTGGATGCACTGATTCTCCGTCTGCCGGAGAATGTGTTGTTGCTGAGCGGGCACTGGCCAATGATTGGCGCTGCTTACCTGGTCTTTCCCCGTGAAGGAAAATCAGTCTGTATAGTTCCGGAGTGTTATCAGGCAGAGGTTGGTGGCTCACTGGTCGATTGCGAGCCGATCCACTACCCATTGGGCGGCGCACTGGATCCGCCGGCGGCCCGTGTAGTGAAAGATCTATTGGCGCAGCAGATGAAGCCAGAGTGGCGCACGATTGGGTATGAAGGAGACTTCGAGACGGTTGCTCCTTCATGGAATGCGGCTGAAGGCCTGGTGCCCACAGCCTCCTTTCAACATCTACTCGCCGAAGCATGTGAGGGAAAGACGCTCGTCGATGTGACACGACTGATCCTCGAAGAGCGGATGCGCAAGACACCGCATGAGATCGTGCGGCTGGCGATTGCGAGTGAGGTCTCGTGTTTCGGACTGGAGGCCTTTGAGCAGGCCGTCAGTATTGGCATCTCTGGAGTGCAGCTCGCTGCCCTGGTGGAACAGGCGGTGATGGTGCACGGTACCGGGTATCGCGACAGTGTACGTGTGAGAGCTTTTGCTCAAGTTACGACAGGGCCGGCAGAGACAGCCTATGCCCATCGGCCGAACGTCATCTCCACTACGAGACCGATGGCCGATGGAGATATTGCGGTACTGGAACTTGGAGTTGTGGTCGATGGCTACTGGGCAGACCGGACGCGGGTCCGCGTCGCGGGGCACGCAAGCGATGAGCAGATAAGGATCTTCGAGACGGTGCGCAAGGCACAGGAGACAGCGGTTGCTTCTGTGCATACCGGTGTACGCGCCAGAGACGTGGATGCCGCGGCCAGAGCTGTGATTGAAGAGGCTGGGTACGGTCCCAGCTTCCCACACATCACGGGTCATGGTCTTGGCTTTGGATACCACGAGCCGGCTCCCATTCTTGGGCCGCATTCAGAGGATGTATTGGAAGAAGGTATGTTTACGTCAGTCGAGCCGGGTATTTATACGACCGCGCATGGCGGCATTCGGATTGAAGACGATGTTGTCGTGACAAAAGACGGAGCACTAGTACTTGGACCTTATAAGAAGGTCTTGCAGTAG
- a CDS encoding cupin domain-containing protein: MNRRQLLTSMTALTGTAMFSEVLAQSGPQITHVDTKTSGPLLQSSVVKVESLKPEGAAPGAKAYVHFNGPTKQLEAVASGLVTLEPGAQPHPPHQHPEEEIMIVGEGTGEFILNGVATQVKTGDMLFAESNVLHGVRNTGQTLMTFYFIKVMGRNAS, translated from the coding sequence ATGAACCGACGACAACTCCTGACGTCTATGACTGCATTGACCGGAACGGCTATGTTCTCCGAAGTTCTGGCGCAATCCGGGCCGCAGATTACTCATGTGGATACCAAGACCAGCGGTCCATTGCTTCAGAGCAGTGTTGTGAAGGTTGAGAGCTTGAAACCGGAGGGCGCCGCACCCGGTGCGAAGGCGTATGTGCACTTCAATGGGCCGACAAAGCAGCTCGAGGCAGTAGCCTCCGGCCTTGTGACCCTGGAGCCAGGAGCACAGCCACATCCGCCGCACCAGCATCCTGAGGAAGAGATCATGATCGTGGGCGAGGGCACAGGTGAATTCATCCTCAACGGCGTGGCCACACAGGTAAAGACAGGCGACATGCTATTCGCCGAATCCAATGTGTTGCATGGTGTTCGGAACACCGGTCAAACGCTCATGACGTTTTATTTCATCAAGGTTATGGGTAGAAACGCTTCCTGA
- a CDS encoding HupE/UreJ family protein — MVRRTLGWWILLLALVMPEIAQAHSMYQSSVLLDIHNNEVDVEMQLPSSRLGDVLDVAINSTTLATQSDRIRAYCDARLSVKDTHGTAWKLGKVSIPEWRMIDGTPYIVIHLIARAPNDADKRNFILDDRIITERLRSHAVLVTVRSDWEGNVFANNPNLVGIITGDEQTLAIDLGPGSWQRGFGSVFRLGIEHIAQGTDHLLFLLALLLPAPLCHLGKHWESHASVRRSSSQIVKIATAFTFGHSLTLALAAFRVVHVPDRPIEILIAFSILVSAIHAVRPIFPGREAAVAAGFGLIHGLAFATTLADLGLQGWERLQGILAFNLGIEVMQLVVIACVMPSLVLLSRIEFYKAFRVTGALFAIAASSGWMIERISRRSLGVDNAVNVVAVRSAWIAMLLFLTALILYTAKRQKDSQPASSL, encoded by the coding sequence ATGGTTCGTCGAACGCTAGGTTGGTGGATTCTGCTGCTGGCGCTCGTTATGCCAGAGATCGCCCAGGCGCACTCCATGTATCAATCTTCGGTTCTGCTCGACATCCACAACAATGAGGTTGATGTCGAAATGCAATTACCTTCAAGCCGTCTGGGCGATGTGCTTGATGTCGCCATCAATTCCACGACACTGGCAACTCAGAGCGATCGCATTCGTGCATACTGCGATGCACGACTCAGCGTAAAGGACACTCACGGAACCGCTTGGAAACTCGGCAAAGTATCGATCCCCGAGTGGAGAATGATCGATGGCACACCCTATATCGTCATACATCTGATCGCACGGGCGCCAAACGATGCAGATAAGCGCAATTTTATTCTTGATGACCGAATCATTACGGAACGTCTACGCTCTCACGCCGTGCTCGTCACAGTACGATCAGATTGGGAAGGCAATGTCTTCGCAAACAATCCGAACCTGGTTGGCATCATCACGGGTGATGAACAAACTCTCGCGATAGACCTTGGACCAGGTAGCTGGCAGCGGGGTTTTGGAAGTGTATTTCGTCTGGGAATCGAGCATATCGCACAGGGTACCGACCATCTCCTGTTTCTTCTTGCATTGCTGTTGCCAGCACCGCTTTGTCATCTTGGAAAGCATTGGGAAAGTCACGCCAGTGTGCGCCGAAGCAGTTCGCAGATCGTAAAGATTGCAACGGCCTTTACGTTCGGACATTCGCTCACCCTGGCCCTTGCTGCCTTCCGCGTGGTTCATGTACCGGATCGTCCAATCGAGATCCTGATTGCATTCAGTATTCTCGTTTCTGCTATCCACGCTGTCCGTCCCATATTCCCCGGGCGTGAAGCGGCCGTAGCTGCTGGCTTTGGTCTAATTCATGGCCTTGCTTTCGCAACGACGCTCGCCGATCTCGGCCTTCAAGGATGGGAACGCTTGCAAGGCATCCTTGCGTTCAATCTGGGTATCGAGGTGATGCAACTTGTGGTAATCGCCTGTGTCATGCCTTCACTTGTCCTATTGAGCCGCATAGAGTTCTACAAGGCGTTTCGAGTGACTGGCGCGCTCTTTGCGATCGCGGCCTCCAGTGGCTGGATGATTGAGCGGATCAGTAGGCGGTCTCTCGGGGTTGACAACGCTGTGAACGTCGTAGCAGTACGATCAGCTTGGATTGCAATGCTCCTCTTCTTGACCGCACTGATTCTCTACACGGCGAAGCGACAGAAAGATTCACAACCCGCCTCATCCCTATAA
- a CDS encoding DUF3500 domain-containing protein, whose amino-acid sequence MLLPSSICHTSRTLTVLLLSFTVALGVVGCGSGGGTAGTSGSTTTTLTSSATSAISGTSITLTAAVSPSGATGTVTFYDGSTSIGTGTLSSGATNISTSSLSVGTHTITATYGGNSSYSGSTSSSVSITITSGSTTSTTTTLSTSLTSVTYGSAVTFTATVSPSAATGSVTFYDGSTSLGAVTLSSGSASLSTSTLTVGTHTITATYAGSSTYSSSTSSAVTVVVNSSSSSSCSNYTGTPLIVCLAQEFYATLSSTQQSTMQLSYTEANAIIWSNLPTAQVSRNGVKIADLSSTQVTALKTLLAAVLSSEGYTREENLRVADDYLASNGGGTSSYGAGRYFIAFLGTPSTTSAWQLQFGGHHYALNVTYNGNYVSATPFFLGVEPPTFTSSGTTIQVMEKQRAAAYALGQTLTSNSSAKLSGTFDDVVHGANGSTSHDDNYPQAYPTSGRGVLYSSLSSTQQALVKSFIEAWVNDQNSDIASTLLSTYEDSTALASTYVGYSGTGAFTTQGDYIRVDGPRVWIEFVVQNGIVFSSSIHYHSIWRDKSADYGGDF is encoded by the coding sequence ATGCTTCTTCCTTCAAGTATCTGTCACACCAGCCGCACCCTCACCGTGCTATTGCTTTCCTTTACCGTCGCTCTCGGGGTTGTGGGATGCGGCAGTGGTGGTGGAACTGCCGGCACGAGTGGATCTACGACCACTACCCTAACGTCCTCTGCCACCTCGGCGATTTCCGGCACCTCCATTACACTCACTGCGGCGGTGTCCCCAAGCGGCGCAACTGGAACTGTGACCTTCTACGACGGCTCTACTTCAATTGGAACGGGAACGCTCAGTTCTGGAGCCACAAACATTTCTACGAGTTCGCTTTCCGTCGGCACTCACACCATCACCGCTACTTACGGCGGAAACTCTTCATACTCGGGAAGCACTTCAAGTTCCGTATCCATTACGATCACATCGGGCTCGACGACCTCAACCACAACGACGTTGAGTACTAGCCTGACCTCTGTCACGTACGGTTCCGCTGTTACTTTTACGGCAACTGTATCTCCGAGTGCGGCCACAGGCTCTGTGACCTTTTACGACGGATCAACCTCTCTTGGGGCCGTCACGCTCTCCTCTGGCAGCGCTTCACTCAGCACCTCTACGCTCACTGTTGGCACTCATACGATTACAGCGACCTATGCCGGTTCGTCGACATACTCTTCGAGCACTTCGAGCGCAGTAACTGTGGTCGTAAATTCCAGTTCGAGCAGTAGTTGCTCCAACTATACCGGAACACCGCTCATCGTCTGCTTGGCACAGGAGTTCTACGCGACATTGTCAAGCACTCAGCAGTCAACGATGCAGCTCTCCTACACGGAGGCGAATGCAATCATCTGGTCCAACCTACCGACCGCGCAGGTCTCACGTAACGGCGTGAAGATCGCAGACCTGTCATCCACTCAGGTGACGGCTCTCAAGACACTGCTCGCCGCAGTACTTTCAAGCGAAGGTTATACTCGGGAAGAAAACCTCCGTGTTGCGGATGACTACCTGGCATCCAACGGCGGCGGTACAAGTTCTTACGGTGCGGGACGCTACTTCATCGCCTTCCTCGGAACACCGTCCACGACATCCGCCTGGCAACTTCAATTCGGCGGACATCACTATGCGCTGAACGTGACCTATAACGGAAACTATGTGAGCGCCACACCTTTCTTCCTCGGTGTGGAACCTCCGACCTTTACGTCGAGCGGTACCACGATTCAGGTCATGGAGAAGCAGCGCGCAGCTGCGTATGCACTTGGCCAGACACTCACCAGCAACAGCTCGGCCAAGCTGTCCGGCACATTTGACGATGTGGTTCATGGCGCGAACGGCAGCACCAGCCATGATGACAACTATCCCCAGGCATACCCGACGAGCGGCCGTGGCGTCCTGTACTCCTCTCTGAGCAGTACGCAACAAGCGCTGGTGAAATCGTTCATCGAGGCCTGGGTGAATGATCAGAATAGCGACATCGCCTCTACACTGCTCTCAACGTACGAAGACAGCACGGCACTGGCCAGCACGTATGTCGGCTACTCTGGCACAGGTGCATTCACGACTCAGGGCGATTACATTCGCGTAGACGGACCGCGTGTCTGGATCGAATTCGTTGTCCAGAATGGGATTGTCTTCTCCAGCAGCATCCACTATCACTCCATCTGGCGTGACAAGTCGGCAGACTACGGTGGGGACTTCTAA
- a CDS encoding response regulator — MEWFASNTMASSLGNRQRIYVVDDEHVIATTLAIILAQNGFDALAFGSAKEAITAAEALPPDLLLTDVVMPDMNGIELAIQFRQKYPDCKVLLFSGQAATNNLLEEAKGAGYDLELLSKPVHPQDLLARLSYDPASGRE, encoded by the coding sequence ATGGAGTGGTTTGCTTCGAACACTATGGCAAGCAGCCTTGGAAATAGACAGCGAATTTACGTAGTTGATGACGAGCACGTGATTGCGACGACACTCGCGATCATTCTCGCCCAGAATGGCTTCGATGCCCTGGCATTCGGGTCGGCGAAAGAGGCTATAACCGCCGCTGAGGCGTTGCCGCCAGATCTTCTGCTGACCGACGTGGTTATGCCGGACATGAATGGCATAGAGTTGGCGATCCAATTTCGCCAAAAGTATCCTGATTGTAAGGTTCTTTTATTCTCCGGCCAGGCTGCCACAAACAATCTGCTAGAGGAAGCGAAGGGCGCCGGATACGATCTGGAACTGCTATCCAAACCTGTCCACCCGCAAGATCTTCTTGCAAGGCTTAGCTACGATCCAGCCTCTGGAAGAGAATAA
- a CDS encoding family 16 glycosylhydrolase, which translates to MKTILVAALILHAGLLAAQTPGSPANVFAGVEIPGSPANVFAGVEIPEKYALQFSEDFKGDQVDTNQWTFRTDAKALSTQLARNVSVHDGKLYITPRKEDVAGMHYTGGGIVSKAAFRYGYFEVTAQVTNDPGWHTSFWAMAGDGKTTFTDISRTEIDDFEIESPLKVSMGYLVWKNRQSISSERCDGGFSPGFSTASGMHMYAVEWTETSLTYYLDRKKICQQAYLPTQGTHDRVNIWLTTIGAKQPIDASGTSPAIYSQVRYYVRDYYIGAAEQGYAEYGKDWHDGPEPGFSNSLTRASCSGDATAMYVPSIAQSGTYNVQVWHVKNNPSLRNGAGEAHILSKAGPSTKEIPADTATGWVDLGTYDFDRGTAGSVTLAPKDGCVEANMVKFLRR; encoded by the coding sequence ATGAAGACGATCCTTGTCGCTGCACTGATTTTGCATGCTGGGTTACTCGCGGCACAGACACCGGGGTCCCCAGCGAATGTATTCGCTGGGGTGGAGATACCGGGGTCCCCAGCGAATGTATTCGCTGGGGTGGAGATACCGGAGAAGTATGCATTGCAGTTCAGCGAAGACTTCAAAGGCGACCAGGTCGATACGAACCAATGGACCTTCCGGACCGATGCGAAGGCGCTGAGCACCCAACTTGCCCGCAACGTGAGTGTGCACGATGGCAAGCTCTACATCACGCCACGCAAGGAAGATGTGGCAGGCATGCATTACACCGGCGGAGGCATCGTTAGTAAAGCCGCATTTCGTTATGGATATTTCGAAGTCACCGCACAGGTCACCAATGACCCGGGTTGGCATACATCGTTCTGGGCAATGGCCGGTGATGGCAAAACGACCTTCACCGATATCAGTCGTACCGAGATCGATGACTTCGAGATCGAGTCGCCGCTAAAAGTTTCGATGGGGTATCTCGTGTGGAAGAACCGGCAGAGCATCAGTTCAGAGCGCTGCGACGGAGGATTCAGTCCCGGTTTCAGCACAGCCTCCGGAATGCACATGTACGCGGTGGAGTGGACGGAGACATCGCTTACCTATTACCTCGACCGAAAGAAGATCTGCCAGCAGGCCTACCTGCCGACTCAAGGCACCCACGACCGCGTAAACATCTGGCTGACAACCATTGGCGCCAAACAACCGATCGATGCGAGCGGCACAAGCCCGGCCATATACTCCCAGGTCCGATACTACGTACGCGATTACTACATCGGTGCAGCAGAACAAGGCTATGCCGAATATGGAAAAGACTGGCATGACGGCCCCGAGCCGGGATTCAGCAATTCCCTAACCCGCGCCTCCTGCAGCGGTGACGCCACGGCCATGTATGTTCCCTCCATCGCGCAGAGTGGAACCTATAACGTGCAGGTCTGGCACGTGAAAAATAACCCATCACTGCGAAATGGTGCTGGCGAGGCGCACATCCTCAGCAAGGCCGGGCCAAGTACAAAAGAAATTCCCGCCGATACGGCAACTGGCTGGGTTGATCTCGGCACTTACGACTTCGATCGCGGGACAGCAGGTTCCGTCACCCTCGCCCCCAAAGATGGCTGCGTTGAGGCGAACATGGTGAAGTTCCTGAGGCGTTAG
- a CDS encoding TetR/AcrR family transcriptional regulator produces MAGRPREFDRDIALRKARDLFWERGYEGVSMSDLTAKLGLASARIYAAFGSKEALFREAVALYEAQEGAFAAKALSEACSVSEAIKRLFIDAIDLYTRKGAPRGCMVVSSATNCSNENDSVREWLAGHRRSRTATILERLQKAERMGELPPGTDADSLGDLYATALHGISVQARDGVSKKRLLAMLPPLLSLLESR; encoded by the coding sequence ATGGCAGGAAGACCACGCGAATTTGATCGAGATATCGCTTTGCGAAAAGCACGCGACCTCTTTTGGGAGCGCGGCTACGAGGGCGTATCGATGTCTGATCTTACGGCAAAGCTCGGATTGGCTTCCGCACGCATCTATGCCGCTTTCGGCTCGAAAGAGGCTTTGTTCCGAGAAGCCGTTGCTCTTTATGAGGCACAGGAGGGGGCATTCGCCGCAAAAGCGTTGTCTGAAGCTTGTTCCGTGTCGGAAGCGATCAAGCGCCTGTTTATCGATGCCATCGACCTCTACACGCGTAAAGGAGCCCCGCGCGGCTGTATGGTCGTATCCTCGGCGACCAACTGCAGCAATGAAAATGATTCAGTGCGTGAATGGCTGGCTGGTCATCGCCGGTCTCGAACCGCAACTATCCTGGAACGCCTTCAAAAGGCAGAGCGAATGGGCGAGTTGCCTCCCGGTACGGATGCGGACTCGTTGGGGGACCTCTATGCTACGGCTCTGCATGGTATTTCAGTTCAGGCGCGCGATGGAGTAAGCAAAAAGCGACTCTTAGCCATGTTGCCTCCGTTATTGAGCCTCTTAGAATCGCGATAA
- a CDS encoding alcohol dehydrogenase catalytic domain-containing protein has product MRAAVIEELNRPLVIQNVPDPECPPDGAIIRVGANGICRTDWHLWTNDWTWRGLAIQPPFVLGHEFSGTVEEVGRDVKSWRQGDRVIFPMNPGEGSCEWCRSGNQHVCNSGAKLVPGVSYWGAFAEYVMVRYADVNLVRLPESLSFVESASMACRYMAAFRGIVDQAEVRGGEWVVVHGAGGGMGLSSVQIAAAVGARVIAVDVSERALSAARTAGAEFTINSRKESPIEAVRTITQGGAHVSLDALGIAETCRNSVLSLRKLGRHIQLGHTTRKEEGYVPLPIDVILLNELRLFGSFGMQGQQFGTMLSMCEARILRPGQLVSKQVDLGGVNAVLEAMGDFGTTGVVVVSGF; this is encoded by the coding sequence ATGCGTGCTGCAGTCATCGAAGAACTTAACCGTCCGCTTGTAATCCAGAACGTGCCTGATCCGGAGTGCCCACCCGATGGGGCGATCATCCGCGTAGGGGCGAATGGTATCTGCAGGACGGACTGGCATCTGTGGACGAATGACTGGACATGGCGAGGTCTGGCCATACAGCCGCCTTTTGTTCTGGGACACGAGTTCAGTGGCACTGTGGAAGAAGTGGGCCGTGACGTGAAAAGCTGGCGTCAAGGAGATCGTGTCATCTTCCCGATGAATCCTGGTGAAGGTAGCTGCGAGTGGTGCCGCAGTGGAAACCAACACGTCTGTAATTCAGGTGCAAAGCTCGTCCCCGGTGTGTCATATTGGGGAGCTTTCGCGGAATATGTCATGGTCCGATACGCAGACGTGAACCTGGTACGTCTTCCCGAGTCGCTTTCCTTTGTGGAATCCGCCAGCATGGCTTGCAGGTATATGGCGGCGTTTCGCGGCATAGTCGACCAGGCTGAAGTGCGTGGAGGCGAATGGGTCGTCGTTCATGGAGCTGGCGGTGGAATGGGACTTTCTTCTGTGCAGATCGCCGCAGCCGTTGGGGCCCGTGTTATCGCGGTGGACGTCTCAGAGCGGGCATTATCAGCAGCGCGCACTGCCGGCGCGGAATTCACCATCAATAGTAGGAAAGAAAGTCCGATCGAGGCAGTGCGAACTATAACGCAAGGCGGTGCGCACGTATCCCTCGATGCCCTAGGAATCGCCGAGACCTGCCGCAACTCAGTCCTGTCCCTTCGCAAATTAGGCCGGCACATCCAACTCGGTCACACGACCCGGAAAGAGGAAGGCTACGTTCCGCTTCCAATTGACGTCATTCTTCTCAACGAATTGCGCCTCTTTGGAAGTTTTGGCATGCAAGGTCAACAGTTCGGAACCATGCTCTCCATGTGCGAGGCTAGGATATTGAGACCGGGCCAATTGGTCTCGAAGCAGGTAGATCTTGGGGGCGTCAATGCTGTCCTTGAAGCGATGGGCGATTTTGGCACGACGGGCGTGGTCGTCGTCTCTGGCTTCTAA
- a CDS encoding epoxide hydrolase family protein, with the protein MEQFRIHIADEVLDDLRARLLHTRWPDQIPGIGWTQGTELDWLQRLVSYWTHEFDWRIWEQRLNTLDHFTWEGIHFVYKRAASGRGIPIILTHGWPGTFLDYVDMLPMLDDFDVVVPSLPGYGFSPRPPQVGINYRYVAERWHRLMSKLGYSSFGASGYDFGAGVTTILALDHPESVTGIYLTTLESDLTPIVDDADLSDGERSYLSVNRSWDATERGYSAIQSTKPQTIGYGLNDSPAGLAAYMGEKWHSWSDATPPDDFLCATLTLYWITQTITSSMRDYWDNRFYPVDRSYVNTPTAFGVFAHQTVSEGEPPRSYLERVYNIHHWTVFPRGGHFAPVEEPVAVAEDMTTFFRNLR; encoded by the coding sequence GTGGAACAGTTTCGTATTCACATTGCGGATGAAGTGCTCGACGACCTGCGGGCGCGACTACTCCATACGAGATGGCCCGACCAGATACCCGGCATAGGCTGGACACAAGGCACTGAACTGGACTGGTTGCAGCGCCTCGTGTCCTATTGGACCCATGAGTTTGATTGGCGCATCTGGGAGCAGAGGCTCAACACTCTCGACCATTTCACGTGGGAGGGCATCCACTTCGTATATAAGCGAGCGGCCTCGGGCCGGGGTATACCAATTATCCTTACGCACGGCTGGCCCGGCACCTTTCTCGATTATGTGGACATGTTGCCGATGCTCGACGACTTCGATGTGGTCGTACCCTCTCTACCCGGATATGGATTTTCACCACGCCCACCCCAGGTTGGAATCAATTACCGATACGTCGCGGAAAGATGGCATCGGCTTATGTCCAAGCTCGGGTATTCCAGTTTTGGTGCGAGCGGTTATGACTTTGGGGCCGGAGTAACGACAATTCTCGCTCTGGACCATCCAGAATCGGTAACCGGAATCTATCTCACCACACTGGAGTCCGACCTTACGCCCATCGTGGATGATGCGGACTTGTCGGATGGCGAGCGCTCGTATCTCTCTGTAAACCGAAGCTGGGATGCCACGGAACGAGGCTACAGCGCGATTCAGTCCACTAAACCACAGACCATCGGGTATGGACTGAACGATTCCCCAGCGGGGCTTGCGGCATACATGGGTGAGAAGTGGCACTCATGGAGCGACGCCACACCGCCTGATGACTTCCTTTGCGCCACGCTTACCCTGTACTGGATCACGCAGACCATCACTTCATCGATGCGTGACTACTGGGACAATCGCTTTTACCCAGTTGATCGTTCTTATGTCAACACGCCCACGGCATTTGGCGTTTTCGCACACCAGACCGTTTCCGAAGGTGAGCCGCCGCGCTCGTATCTGGAGCGCGTGTACAACATCCACCATTGGACAGTCTTTCCACGCGGAGGACACTTCGCTCCGGTTGAGGAGCCAGTGGCCGTCGCGGAGGACATGACCACTTTCTTCCGTAACCTCAGATGA
- a CDS encoding carbohydrate-binding family 9-like protein, producing MTEPAPWGTPYDDSILMGIFSTRARFLVAGTLALLSPTAVAQTPKSYDCKHTARPLVIDGKLDDRAWRSAAWSTDFVDIEGDAKPRPRFHTRMKMLWDETYLYIGAELEEPDIKAKLTEHDSVIFHDNDFELFLKPPTSSPGYFEFEINALNTSWDLFLNKPYRQGGKADNSWDIPGLKTAVSLNGTLNKSNDADKGWSVEIAIPWTAFTSRLPVEPPKPGTEWRVNFSRVEWKAGQPREDNWVWSPQGAVNMHIPEMWGYLRFQ from the coding sequence TTGACCGAGCCTGCTCCCTGGGGGACGCCTTATGATGACTCCATCCTTATGGGCATCTTTTCTACCCGCGCTCGTTTCCTCGTTGCCGGCACCCTGGCTCTCCTATCTCCTACTGCCGTCGCGCAGACTCCGAAGAGCTATGACTGTAAGCACACTGCCAGACCACTGGTCATCGACGGCAAACTGGACGACCGCGCCTGGAGGTCCGCTGCTTGGAGCACTGACTTCGTGGACATCGAGGGCGATGCCAAGCCACGTCCGCGTTTTCATACGCGCATGAAGATGCTATGGGATGAGACGTATCTCTACATTGGCGCCGAGTTGGAAGAACCCGACATTAAAGCAAAGCTCACCGAGCACGATTCGGTCATCTTCCATGACAACGACTTCGAGCTATTTCTTAAGCCTCCCACCAGTTCACCCGGCTACTTTGAGTTTGAGATCAATGCGCTGAATACCTCATGGGATCTATTCCTGAACAAACCCTACCGGCAGGGTGGCAAGGCCGACAATTCCTGGGATATCCCGGGCTTGAAAACTGCGGTCTCGTTGAATGGCACGCTGAACAAGAGTAATGACGCCGATAAGGGATGGAGCGTCGAGATCGCCATTCCATGGACCGCATTCACTTCGCGGCTCCCCGTAGAGCCTCCCAAGCCCGGCACGGAGTGGCGCGTCAACTTCAGTCGTGTGGAGTGGAAAGCAGGCCAGCCCCGTGAGGACAACTGGGTTTGGTCTCCGCAGGGCGCGGTAAACATGCATATTCCGGAGATGTGGGGTTATCTCAGATTCCAGTAA